The window AATTCCGGCAGTCGTTCGCGGAAATAGGCGATGGTCTTTTCCAGACCTTCGTCGAGCGAGACTTTCGGCTCCCAGTCGAGCTTTTCCTTGGCCTTTTCGATCACCGGCTTGCGCTGCTTGGGATCGTCCGACGGCAGGTCGAGGAATTCGAGTTTGGAGCCCGAGTCGGTCATGGCGATAACCTTTTCCGCCAGTTCCTTGATCGTGAATTCGCCCGGATTGCCGAGATTGATCGGACCGGTCACATCGTCTTGCGTTTCCATGAGGCGGATGAAACCTTCGACGAGGTCGTCGACATAGCAGAAGGAGCGCGTCTGCGATCCATCGCCATAGATGGTGATATTTTCGCCCAGCAACGCCTGCACGATGAAGTTCGACACCACGCGGCCGTCTGCATGGTGCATGCGCGGGCCGTAGGTGTTGAAGATGCGCGCAACCTTGATCTTCAGATCATGCTGACGGTGATAATCGAAGAACAGCGTTTCGGCGCAGCGCTTGCCTTCGTCATAGCAGGAGCGCGTGCCGATGGGATTGACGTTGCCCCAGTACTCTTCGGGCTGCGGGTGGACATGCGGATCGCCGTATACCTCGCTGGTGGAAGCCTGGAAAATCTTTGCGCCCAAACGCTTTGCAAGGCCGAGCATGTTGATCGCGCCGTGCACACTCGTCTTCGTCGTCGCGACGGGGTCATGCTGGTAGTGGATCGGGCTTGCCGGGCAGGCGAGATTGTAGATCTCGTCCACTTCCACATAGAGCGGGAACGTCACATCATGGCGCATGAACTCAAAGCGCGGGTGATTGTGCAGATGCTCGATATTGCGCTTGGTGCCGGTGAACAGATTGTCGGCACAGATGATTTCGTGCCCCTGATCGAGCAGCCGATCAGTGAGGTGCGAGCCCAGGAAGCCGGCGCCGCCGGTAATCAGAATACGTTTGCGGCTGTCGTAAAGTCGGGCCACCAGAAACTCCTATCAAAATCGCATGTCGATCATGCCGATTGCTGTTGCCTGATCAACAGCCGAATCGTGTGAAAATACCAAGTCTTGTACGCCGCGTAGTGGAAGCCTGTGCCACCGTCGAGGAAACCGCCTTTGGCGACGTAGGTGAAAAGGAAATAGAAAGCCGGATACCACCATTTGGCCAGGTGCCGGTATTTGAACTGCTGGCGCGGTGTGAACCGTTCCCACAGCTCGGAGTCCTGCTCCACAAGCGCGTAGCGCCGCGCTTCCCATTTTGCGTATTCCAGATGCTTGGCGATGAATGTATCGAGCGGCTTGAAATCGCGGTGATCGATGCGCGCGGTGATTTCGCCCACCTCGCCTTCGACGATGGGATGCTCGTGGATTTCCATATCCAGCGTGCTCCAGCCGTCTTCATCGATCCGCTCGAACAGCGCCTTGCCGGTGCGCAGCAGCGCCAGTTTGCGCTGAGCGAGACCGTGCTTCATCTGCTTGCCGAGGAAGTAATTGTCGTACTGGATCCAGAAGCCGCTCTTGCCGGTATTTGGCAGGGTGCGCGCCAGCTCATCGCAGAACGCGTCATCGATGAACTCGTCCGCATCAAGGAACAGGACCCAGTCCTGCTGCGGCGGATCGTTCATCAGGAACCAGTTGCGCTTTTTCGGGAATTTGCCGTCCCACTGGAAATCGACCACCCGCGCGCCAAATTCGTGCGCGATCTCGGTCGTCCGGTCGCTCGAGCCGCTATCAATGACTACGATTTCGGCAAACCGGCCCAGCCGCTCGAGGCATTTGGCCAGGTTCGCTTCCTCGTTCTTGACGGGAACAGCTACGGTGACGGGCAGAATATCAGAGTTCGCAGTCATTTCCGCCAAGTAGCCAATTGGAATTCAGGAAGGTGCTCGTCTCGGAGCGCGCCGACGCATTGGCGGATTTCGCAGGAGCTTTCAACCCCGATGGAACCGGCCCTCAGCCCTTCGCGCTATACTCGAGCAACTATGCCGGACGCCCCGTCGCAGGCGGTCGATCTGCAGTCTCGTGCGCCCTCCGACGAGCTTGCCGCGTATGGTAGACCTTCTGCCCAAATCGCCAGATGAAAGGCAGAGTTACGGCCAGTATGAAAGGCAGCCCTGAAAGGAAGCGGGCAGAAGACTGGGTGAATGCAACAAGCGCATCGTTCAGCAGGATAAGATAATAGAACTGCGCCCAGAATGCGCCCGCGAGTGCATGTTTCCAAAGCCATCCAAACAGCATCCCGATCAGGCCGAATACCAGAACGCCAAAGTAGCTGAATGAGCGGAATGTGTCGGAAAAGCCGGTGTGCGTGATGCCCGGCGTGGCATACATTTCGTAATCCATGCCCTCCTGCGCCAACTCATGCTCCATCATGAGCGAATCCTTGAAATCGCGGCCAAGTGCGAAGGCAGGGACATAGCGCAGGACCAGATCGTTCCAGAGCTCGACGGGGCCCTCAGCCACATCCTGCTCGCGGGCATAATGAATATCGAGCGCAGCGATGGACAGCTCGGGTGCGTCATCGGCTTGGAAATAGGAGAAACGTTCAAAAGGAACGCCTTCCACGAAAGCGCTGACGACGGTCCCCTCTCCGCGCTGGATATAGGCGCGCACGTCACCCACCTGATGCAACAGCACCATGCCAAGGAAGCAAATTGCAAAGACCGCCACGCGTGGGGGGCGCCAGTTGAACACGAAGAATATGCTGCCACCGAGGATAATGAGTGTTTCGGCAATCATATGGCGTTTCACATTGCCGCCAAAGCCGATGAGAACAGCACTCAGCGTAAGCAAGCCGATGATGAGATAAACTTTCCTCCCCGTCCTCGCGTAAAGCAGAGCAGCGATTGCCAGCGAGAAAAAGGTCGACTGGCCGAGCAGAAACCAGAGCGTCGCAACCCCCGTCCACATATTGCCGAGTTCGGATGTGTCTGTGGCGCTCAGCTGATAGTTCGCCACCGCCCCGATCAGCCAAAGCACAATGGCTCCGGCTAGCAGTTTCTGCTCGTATTTGTTCATCGGCGCACTCACGTTGCCGGGCAAGCGCCAGCGCTCGAATGCGGTGGTCTTGCGGCGCTGCTCGGCTGGCCCTCCAAGCAAACCGGAGGATGTCACATAAAACCCGAGCGCGAGCGCGATCAGAGCAGCCGTCATATAGAGGAAGAGAAAATCGGCGTTGAGCCAGGGCCCGTAGACATCGCGCTCCAAGTGCAGGGCCTGGGGAACAAAAAATGCCAGATATAGATACGCCACCACAACCGGCAGCGTCAGGATTTTCCTGATGCGCAGGACGCCGAAAGAGAACATCACGAGCGCCGTCGCGAGGAGCAGGAACAGGGCAAAACTCATTGTTTTCGGTCTATCCTGTCAATTCGATCCGTGGATGTCACGCACCCGAAACAGCCCTACGCTCATCCCATGACCGGATGGCCGCTCCGCCCAGCTTCAGCATTGGTCGTTCGAGAAGCCTGTGAACCACATAGGACACGAGCAGGCTCGCTACTATGCAAATCGCGATGAATGCAAATCTATTCAGGGGCACCGCGACGCTTTCCGCCGCGATTGCCAAAGCTGAAATGACGGGCCCATGAACAAGGTAAAGCACGTAGGAAACTGCTCCCAATGTGACCCAGGGCCGGCCCAGTTCCAAGGTCCCCCGCAATTCCAGCGCCGCAGAGCCAGCGATTATCATCGTCGATGCCGTGCCCACCAAGATAATCCCGAGAGTTCCCATGTGGAAAGCATCGGTGAAAAGCACAGTGGCCACAAACAAAGCGATCCCGCTCCAGAGCCAGGTCCGGCTCGCGATGGAACGATTGCGAACAATCCACGCCGCTGCTGCACCGAATGCAAACAGGATGTTGACCGGCGAGAGCGGATAGAATTCGATCCCCATCCAGATGTTTGCGAGGCAAGCCACCATCCAGATGATGAAGAGCGCCCCGCCCCATCGCCTGGAAAGGATGACGACCCCGAAGATCACGTAGAAAAGCATTTCGTGAAACAGGGTCCACGCCACGGTGAGCGGAGTTGGATTGATGTCCCCTGCAAGCAGGAAAGCGCTCACGATCGTTCCCGCCTCGCGGAACTCTGGCAATCCCAGCTGCGGCAGGATTTGATACGCCAGCAGCATCGGTATCAATATCGCCCAATAGATCGGATAAATGCGATTGATCCGTTTCAGGATATATTTCGGTGCCTGCTCGGGTCTGCCAAAATCCTTCTCATGCACCCAAAACATGACAAAGCCGGACAGCACGAAGAAGAAATAGATACCGGTCTGACCGGCGAGGAAAAAACGCTCCAGCAGCGGCGCGAGATCGTCCGCAGGCATGGCGTAGGCGGCGTGAAAAACGACAACACCAAGCGCCGCCACACCGCGCCCCAATTCCAGCGTCTGGATCTTGTTGCGTCCGCTATCTTTCACACGAAGTGATCCCTCTGGCCACACGGCCGCTCACCATTGTCAGGCAATTTAACGCCTTGCAGGTCCGCGGCGTTGGCAACGAATAGGGTAAAGGTCAATCCAGCCTGACGCATTCGGGCTTGGCGGCCTTGCCCAGCATCCATCGATAAACTGCGATATGCTGTGAGGCGATGCTCGCCCAGCCGAACCGCTGCTCGGCAAGAATGCGCGCATTGCGTCCGGTCTCGGCCAGATGGCCCGACGCCAGATGTTCGGCAAGCTTGGATGCAAGTTCTTCTGCCGTCTGCGGGATTTCCAATGCCGCCTTCTGATCGAATCCTTCTGGGAGATTGCACTCCTGCGTCATCAAGGTCGGCAATCCCCACGACCATGCTTCGAGGATGGACATGGGCAGGCCTTCCGACTTCGAAGGCAGCACAAAGGCATCGGCATGCGCCAAGGCATTGTCCTTGCCATCGCCATGCAAAGGTCCCGGCAATACGACTTCATCGGAGACGAGGCCTGTTCGAGTAATCGCGCGCTCCACTTCCGCGAGGTGGCCGCCATCGTCCCAACCAGCGATGGCAATCCGCCAATTCGCAGCGAGTTCGGGATGCGTCTCGCGCAGCATTCCCCAAGCCTCGATCAGTTCGACGATGCCCTTTTTCTGGTGGATGCGGCCGATGAACAGCAGTGTCTTGCGACCGTCTTCGGGCAACCAGTCCGGCCGGGCACGGCGCACATCCAGATCGGGAATATGCGTGCCGTTCGGAATGATGGCGATGGGATTGGTAAGGCCGAAAGCGCGCATCGATGCCGCCTCCGACTCGTTGAGCGCATGCATGCAGTGCGCGTGGCGCAGATTATCGTTTTCGAACAGCCAGCCGACGATCCTCTTCTTCCAACCCGCGTGTTGCAGCGCCCACGGATCGAGCATCCCTCGCGGAGAAATCATCACCGGCCCGCCCGTCTTGCGCCGCCAGTCTGATGCGATCACCGAGGGATACTGCCAGATTCCGTGAAGGTGGAGAACGTCATGTCCTCCCGCCAGAACGGCTTCTTTCATCCCGCGCGAATAAGCGAGAGAAGCGGGCGCCCCCCTTTCAAAGACGTGCGGCTTGATCGGTGTCCAGGCACCTTCATCCTGTGCACTTTCACTGTCCGATGGAGCATAGACGCTGACGTCTATGCCAGCCCGATTAAGCTGCAGCGCCGATTGCCGGACCGAATGGAACAGACCGCCCGCGAGCCGCGAGATACTACCGGTGACGATCCCCAGCGAAAACTCCGCTGGATCGCGATCCCGTGCCGTCGATTCAGGAGACGGCATCGATTTTGCGTTCGGATAGCTTGTCGAGAATGATCCGGTCGAGCAGGCCCAGTTTCCGGCGCCTCGAATGCTTAAGCGCAGCCTGCGCGGCATTCGCCATGTTCTTGCCGAAGCGTTCGGGCCCCCAATCCGCGATTGCAGCGGCAGCGCGCTCTCCCATCGCAGCCCGTTCGGCATCCGACATGCGGAACAGCTTTTCGATAGCCTCGGCAATGCCTTCAACTGTGGGCTCCACGATGAAGCCGCTTTCGCCATCGGTGACGACCGTGCGCCCTACGCCGCAGGGCTCCGACACGGTAACGGGAAGACCCGCTGCCATGCCTTCATTCACCACCAGACCCCATTGCTCCACGGTGGAGACATGGGCGAAGCCTTCTGACAGGCCGTAGAAGATGGGCAGAACATCATAGCCGCGATAGCCGGGCAGGTGAACATGATCGGCCACGCCGGCATCGCGCGCTGCCGTTTCGATATTCGCGCGCTCTTCGCCATCCCCGAGGATGACAAGATCTGGGCTATCGCCTCCCACCGCACTGCGGGCCCGTGCGAATGCGCGGACGAGGTTCGGGAGGTTCTTCTTCGCAATGAAACGCGCAGATGCGAGGATGTAGCGCTCGGGGAGATTGTGCTCGGCTCGCAGGGCGCCCGCATTGCTGCGCGCTTCGGTAGCCAGCTTTGCAAAATGGCTGTTGCCGACCGCATTATAGCCCAGGAAAATGCGATCTTCAGCCATGCCGAGTATCTTGATGTAATCAGCATGCGGCGGACCACCGACAAGCGCAGCATCACAAAGCGACACGATGCGCTTCTTGGTCCATTCGCGGACCTTCGAGCGATCCGCATCATCGATCTGGCTTTCCGACATGACGATGAGCGGCACGGACTGGCCATGCGCCCATTTGATCGCCGCAGCGCTCAGCGGGCTGCTCCATCCCGGGATGGCGATCACGTCAGGACGCACACGATTGAGGCATTCGTCCATCCGCTCTTGCAGCACGCCCTCGGCAAGCCCCTGCATGAAGGCAGCGCTGCTTTCGAACAGGCGTTCAACGCTGTACCCATCGCTCGCCTCGACAGTGAATTCGGCGAAGCCGCCTTCATTCTCGCCGACGATGACGACCAGATCGTCGATCTGCTCACTCGCACCGCGATAGCGGGCGTCGTGGTAATGGCCGATTTGGCTGGTCAGTATCGCAAGCCGGGTCATGCCGCTGTCTTTCTGTTTTCGATCTGCACTAAGTTATTCACTTGCCGGTCTTTACGGACGCGTCAGCGTTCCATCCGGCTGGATGAGGCGGCGCTGGGTTGCGGGCGCTCCGGCGATCAGGCTGTTGGCGGGGTAATCGCCTTTCACCACCGAATTGGCCGCGACAATCGATCCTGAGCGAATATGCGCACCGGGGCCGATGTGGACACCCCTGCCGATCCACACATTGTCTTCAATCACAATCGGGCTCACCGCGAACCCCTGCCCCCGCACGCCCTCGGCGGGAATAAAGCGGTGATCCTGGTCGCGGATCGACACGTATTCGCCAACAGCGACGTTGTTTCCGATCGTAATCGCGTCCCCGGCGACGAGATGCGTGCCCGTGTTAAGCGACACGTCGTCACCGATTGTAATGCGTGACGTCTTGCCGGTCTGGAAGAACACATCATGCCCGATCATTGCATTGCGACCGATCGTGACATTGCGGAAAGGCAAAGGCAGGCGAATGCGCCCTGTAAACTGCGCCCCTGCCCCGATACGCTTGAAAAAAAGCGGGCAGCTGAGACGCATCAGGGCGCCTTTGAATTTCCAGATCGCAGGGATCATGTGCGGCCCCTCAGCGCTTCAGCGCTGCGATAGCAGCGTCGCCTTCCGGATAGTGATCTACCAGCAAATTGCCTGCCAATCCGCGTGCACGCCGCATGCGGAAGCGAGTAACGAGCGCATCATCGATGATGGCGCGCCGCACGCAAATCCAGTTGGACTGGCCGAAATTGTCGAGGCTGAAATGATAACCGGTCGCCTCAAGTCCTTCGGGAAGCAGGCGGCAGAGGACGTAATCGGGGACCAGAAGATCGAAGAAATGTCGCAGCGAAATCCCGGCTGCAAGGGTCGCATGGTTATATTCGAACTGGATGAAATCCACGCCGCCGTGTGACAGGCTCTGGGTCAGGCCCTGCAATACGGCGAGATCGTGCCCTTCGGCATCGACTTTCAGCACATCGACGTGATCAATTCTAAGGCGCTCTAGCTCTGCGTCACCCTTTCGCGCTTCGAGCACAAGGGTCTCGACATCGCCGTCTGCAGAATAGTCAGTGTGAGCGGATGCGAGCTCGGGCCGACCAGAGACGGTCTGGATTTCGAGTGTTCCACTCTCATCTGACAGCGCAGCGTTGACGAGCGTCACGTGCTTGCCGCCAACCGCTTTCTCCAACATGGCAAAAGTCGCTGCCACAGGTTCGTAGCAGACAAGCTGACAGTTGGGGGCGAAGCGCAAAATGCCTTCCGCCCATTCGCCTTTATTGGCCCCGACATCCACGGCGCACGATATCCCGCGCGATGCCAGCGTCTGCTGGAACCAGCGCTCACCATTCGCGGTGATCTGGACGCTGCGGTTTTCATAGGCAGCCACCAACCGGCTGGCGAATACATAGGCGGCATAGGATCCCGGCACACGGCGCGCGAGGCTGCGCCAGGCAAGCTTGTCGACCAGGCCGATCATTTCGCTGCGCTTTCCAAAGACATCGTGCAATTTTTCCCTATGGCCGCCAGCAGTTCCACGGCGCGGTCGGACCAATAGATGCCGTTGCCCGTTTGTAAAACCCGCGGATGGCAAATTTCTTCGGCAATCGTCATCAAAAGCGCATCCGCGCTACCGACCGAAATATGGTCCGCCGGATAGTTCGTCACCTGATCGCACGTTGGCAGAGCGAAGATCGGAACGCCGGTCGCCAAATGATCGTAGAGCCGCATCGGCGAACAAAAATGGTTGAGCTGTGTTGCGGCGTAGGGGATCAATGCCGCGTCCATCGCCTGAGCGTAGAGATGCATCTGCTCATGCGGCAAGCGGCCTGTGATGACGACTTTTTCCGAGCGCAAAGCCGGATGAGCCGCCGTCAAATCGTCAACCACCGGCCCCGCTACGAGGAATGTGCCCACTTCTTCCAGAGCGATCACACGCTCGATCAGGGCAAGGTCCAGCCGATCCGACAATCCCCCGAGCACACCGAGTACCGGCGCTTTCCGGCCCTTCAACATGTCCAGCTCGCTATCTTCGCGCTCAGCGAACCGCTTTTCGGTAGCGTTGGCTGAGGTGACGGTCCGCGCGGCGGGGATATTATCCTCTGCAATCGCGCGCTGGCGAAGGGCATCGGACACATAAGCGCTCAGACACGCGCGGCGCTGCATGGCGGCTTCGCGTTGGCGCGCGTTGCCCCAGCCCGAATAGCTCGCATAATCATCCGCAGTATAGGTCACGATCGGCAGTTTGCCGTCCAGCATCGCCGCAAGCGGTGCGTAGGCAGGAGACGTCAGCAGGACGACCGGGTTTTCCAGGTCCCTCGCGAGGCGCAGAATGCGGCGACACAGCAGTCGCTGGCCGATGAAAGCGGTGCGCGAAGCCCAGCCCGGCGGCACAAACGGCTGCTCGACGCGCAATTGCCCCTCGCCCGTCTTTTCCTCGCTCGCTTTGGCGGTGGGGCTCGTGAAAGGAGCGATCCCAATGACCTGCGTTTCGGCAGCGAGGGCCTCAGCCAGGCGGCGGTGCCAAATGGTGTTCACGTCAGCAAAAATGATGTCTGGCTTTGCCATGCCGCTAAGCCGCCTCTCTGCGGGAAAGCAATTGCGTGTAGATGTCTTCGACGCGGCGACTCATCGTCTGGATCGAGAAATGGGTCTGGCAATCGGCGATACCGTCTGTCGCCATTCGTGCCCGCAATTCCGCTTCGTCACGCAGGCGAAGGATTGCATCCGCAGCCTCCTCCGCTTCCTCATAAGGCACTGCCGTCACCCCGCGGCACAGATCGATAACTTCATCGCTGCCCGTCCCGGTGCGATAGGCCACCACCGGGCGGCCATAGGAAACCGGCTCCACCATGCTCAGCCCGAAAGTGTCGACCGATGAAGTGAACGCACCCAGATCGACTTTTCGCCAGAAATCGCCGATTTCGGAAACGAAGCCTTCGAAACTGACGGCTTTGGCCAGCCCCATCTGCTCTGCTTTGGCGTGGTAATGGCTGGCAAGCGGCCCATCGCCTGCGACAGCAAACCGAATATCAGGATCGCGCCTGTGAACCGCGCCCGCAATTTCCAGAAATTCATCGAGCCCTTTGCGCTCCGAAAGGCGAAGAGCGATGCCCACTGTGAAAGGCCGCCCGGAGCTCCTCTCCAATGCATCTGCCTCCAAAACCGGCATCCGGACGCCATTGTGCACGGTTACAGGATCGAAACCCGAATGCTCGCGGCGCCAAGCCTGCGCTGCCCAATCGCTCACTGCGAGCAAGGCATCGCAACGCGATAGCAGCATACGGTCCAGTGCCGAATGCAATCGCCGCTTCCAATTGGGCGGGTAGATCTGCAGCGATGGCCGCGTGTGAAGATGCGCCACCAATGCAAAATCGCGTTTCGAGCCGAACACAGCAGCCAACCACGATGGTGCGAGATGAAGATGGACGACCTCGGGAGCAAAATCGGCGAGGACCTGACGGGCAGAGCGCAGCTGCGCCAAGGGATGACCCGGCGCGAAATCGACCATGAACCCTTCACATGCTTCGAGCAGCCTCTCGGCACCTGCACGTTCGCGCCCGGTCACCAGAATGCGGATTTCGTGTCCGCTCGACACCTGCTCTCGCGCAAGCTCCAGCGCCATTTTCTGCGCCCCGCCAAAAGGGACGCTGCGCAATATGTGCAGGATGCGCATCGGCGTCGCCGTCAGCCGCGTTGCTGCGCGCCGAAAACCACGTCCGCAACTCCAAGCTCTGTCAGCTTCCCTCGTGTGTTTTCGACGAGGTAGCTTGCCTCAGCTTCGCTCAAGGTCTTCTTCCAGCTGCCGATACTTTTCGGACTGATCGGCTCGCCGATGCGCTTGTGATGCTCGCGCTGGCCGTACACCGGCGCATTGGCTGCATGAACTTCAGGATCGAGCATGTGCTCCGAATAGGGCACGCCGAGGAAGTCGCAGGTGGCAGGCACAATCGCGGAAGGCTCGCTGACAAGCTCTTCATAAGCTACGAGATGCGTGCGGGAGCTATCGACGCTCAAATACTGGTTGCACAGCTCGTTATAAAAGCTCGTGTAATTTTCCAGCGAAGGCTTCGGGAGGTTCTTGGCCCGCTTCATGCTGGCAAAGGCGTCACGCGGATCGCGAACACAGAAAACAAACTGCGCCTTGGGAAACGCCTGCGCCAGTTTGGTCATATGCAGAGCGTGGCCGGGCGTCTTCTCGAAGAAACGCGAAGCGCTGTCCTTCTGCGCGATGTAATGCGCGGCAAGCTTGTCGAACAGTTCGGCACGGCTGCGAGAGGCTTCGATCATCGCGCGCCAGTCACTCTCAGGCAATCCCGGATAGGACAGCTTCTGGTAGTTGCGCAGCAGGAAGAACTGCGTTTCATCACCGACGGTGACGAGTTCATCGTTGCAGGCAAGAACCGTCGCCAGAAGGCTGGTTCCTGCACGCGGCACGCCCAGCAGGAAAACGTGGTTCTCGTCGGATTCCCCCCAGGAGCGCCAGACACGCGCTGCGGCCAGTGCGCCTGCCGGATCACTCAAAACGCGTTTTGCACGAGCGACGAGAGAGCCGGGGGTGTTGTGGGGTTTCTGCTGGTTCATTCGGGCTCTGCCATTCCGGTTTAACAATTTCGGGGAGGGAAACTGATCGCTCAAAGACCGCCGTGCAAGCCGGAGATCAGCCCGCTGTCACCCCATCAGCGGCGCACATAGCGGCGAAGTGCATCAAACAAAACCCGAAAGTCGGCGGTAGAAGGGAGAAGTGCGCTGCGCAAAGCAATCATCCCGTATGAACGGAGGGAAAAGATGCCAATCGCCACGGCGATCGCATTCCCCGTCGCCAGCGCGACAAAAACCCATTTGGGATCATCGTAGCCGGTCACGGCATATCCGATGGCGAAGACACCGATAATACTCGCTGCCATGGCGATGCTCGGCCAGACACGTTCGACCGATCGGTTCGCTATGTTGATGATGCTTTGCAGCGGAAACAGGGCTGTCGGGATGGCGAGCCCCTGGAGGTACCAGGCTGCCTCTCGGAAAGCCTCTCCGTAAACTAGCGGCACGATATATGGCGCGACAAGGATTATCGGCACCGCAGTGGCAAATACGCTCAGGATTGCCAGACGCAGCAATTGCTCGAGCCGTTTCTTGCGCAGCTCCGGGTCAAGCCCGGACAAGGTGGGCAGCAAAGTCACGCTGAGCGACTGCATGACCAGCGAGACGCTTGCGCTCGCTGCGGTAAAGGCAACGAAGTAGAAGCCCAGCAATTGCGCCGGCCAGATCGCCACGAGCAGGATTCTGTCGAATTGCCGTGCCAGCGAAAATGACCCGGTCGCCAGATGGAGCTTGCCCCCCGTCCGTACATCGCTGCGAAGGCTTTGCCGATCGACTCGTCCGATCAGGTACCCGCGGAAACGAATGATCCGCCAGACAAGGATAGGCACGGCGGCAGCGACGAATGCAAGGACCATCACCAGCGGATCGGCGATATCGAGAAGGAACAGCAAACCGATCGCGAGCACGAAGAGAACGGGCGAAACTATCCGCTCGATGTTGAGCCGGCGAAAATCCAGCTTGGCTGATTCGACGACGGTGAACGCGCGGGTGGAAAGGCCCAATGCGACCAGCAGCGCGGACGCCCAGATAAAGGTGGTCCCGCCGAAGTCGCCGATTTCTATCAGGTCAAGCGCGACCGCAGCGGTGGCGACAAGAACGTAGATCGCCAGCGCCGCCAGTGCGAGCACCATGACG is drawn from Aurantiacibacter sp. MUD61 and contains these coding sequences:
- a CDS encoding FkbM family methyltransferase, with amino-acid sequence MIGLVDKLAWRSLARRVPGSYAAYVFASRLVAAYENRSVQITANGERWFQQTLASRGISCAVDVGANKGEWAEGILRFAPNCQLVCYEPVAATFAMLEKAVGGKHVTLVNAALSDESGTLEIQTVSGRPELASAHTDYSADGDVETLVLEARKGDAELERLRIDHVDVLKVDAEGHDLAVLQGLTQSLSHGGVDFIQFEYNHATLAAGISLRHFFDLLVPDYVLCRLLPEGLEATGYHFSLDNFGQSNWICVRRAIIDDALVTRFRMRRARGLAGNLLVDHYPEGDAAIAALKR
- a CDS encoding glycosyltransferase family 2 protein; the protein is MTANSDILPVTVAVPVKNEEANLAKCLERLGRFAEIVVIDSGSSDRTTEIAHEFGARVVDFQWDGKFPKKRNWFLMNDPPQQDWVLFLDADEFIDDAFCDELARTLPNTGKSGFWIQYDNYFLGKQMKHGLAQRKLALLRTGKALFERIDEDGWSTLDMEIHEHPIVEGEVGEITARIDHRDFKPLDTFIAKHLEYAKWEARRYALVEQDSELWERFTPRQQFKYRHLAKWWYPAFYFLFTYVAKGGFLDGGTGFHYAAYKTWYFHTIRLLIRQQQSA
- a CDS encoding acyltransferase family protein encodes the protein MKDSGRNKIQTLELGRGVAALGVVVFHAAYAMPADDLAPLLERFFLAGQTGIYFFFVLSGFVMFWVHEKDFGRPEQAPKYILKRINRIYPIYWAILIPMLLAYQILPQLGLPEFREAGTIVSAFLLAGDINPTPLTVAWTLFHEMLFYVIFGVVILSRRWGGALFIIWMVACLANIWMGIEFYPLSPVNILFAFGAAAAWIVRNRSIASRTWLWSGIALFVATVLFTDAFHMGTLGIILVGTASTMIIAGSAALELRGTLELGRPWVTLGAVSYVLYLVHGPVISALAIAAESVAVPLNRFAFIAICIVASLLVSYVVHRLLERPMLKLGGAAIRSWDERRAVSGA
- a CDS encoding acyltransferase, translated to MIPAIWKFKGALMRLSCPLFFKRIGAGAQFTGRIRLPLPFRNVTIGRNAMIGHDVFFQTGKTSRITIGDDVSLNTGTHLVAGDAITIGNNVAVGEYVSIRDQDHRFIPAEGVRGQGFAVSPIVIEDNVWIGRGVHIGPGAHIRSGSIVAANSVVKGDYPANSLIAGAPATQRRLIQPDGTLTRP
- a CDS encoding glycosyltransferase; its protein translation is MPRRLRLSIRGAGNWACSTGSFSTSYPNAKSMPSPESTARDRDPAEFSLGIVTGSISRLAGGLFHSVRQSALQLNRAGIDVSVYAPSDSESAQDEGAWTPIKPHVFERGAPASLAYSRGMKEAVLAGGHDVLHLHGIWQYPSVIASDWRRKTGGPVMISPRGMLDPWALQHAGWKKRIVGWLFENDNLRHAHCMHALNESEAASMRAFGLTNPIAIIPNGTHIPDLDVRRARPDWLPEDGRKTLLFIGRIHQKKGIVELIEAWGMLRETHPELAANWRIAIAGWDDGGHLAEVERAITRTGLVSDEVVLPGPLHGDGKDNALAHADAFVLPSKSEGLPMSILEAWSWGLPTLMTQECNLPEGFDQKAALEIPQTAEELASKLAEHLASGHLAETGRNARILAEQRFGWASIASQHIAVYRWMLGKAAKPECVRLD
- a CDS encoding glycosyltransferase, with protein sequence MTRLAILTSQIGHYHDARYRGASEQIDDLVVIVGENEGGFAEFTVEASDGYSVERLFESSAAFMQGLAEGVLQERMDECLNRVRPDVIAIPGWSSPLSAAAIKWAHGQSVPLIVMSESQIDDADRSKVREWTKKRIVSLCDAALVGGPPHADYIKILGMAEDRIFLGYNAVGNSHFAKLATEARSNAGALRAEHNLPERYILASARFIAKKNLPNLVRAFARARSAVGGDSPDLVILGDGEERANIETAARDAGVADHVHLPGYRGYDVLPIFYGLSEGFAHVSTVEQWGLVVNEGMAAGLPVTVSEPCGVGRTVVTDGESGFIVEPTVEGIAEAIEKLFRMSDAERAAMGERAAAAIADWGPERFGKNMANAAQAALKHSRRRKLGLLDRIILDKLSERKIDAVS
- a CDS encoding O-antigen polymerase, giving the protein MSFALFLLLATALVMFSFGVLRIRKILTLPVVVAYLYLAFFVPQALHLERDVYGPWLNADFLFLYMTAALIALALGFYVTSSGLLGGPAEQRRKTTAFERWRLPGNVSAPMNKYEQKLLAGAIVLWLIGAVANYQLSATDTSELGNMWTGVATLWFLLGQSTFFSLAIAALLYARTGRKVYLIIGLLTLSAVLIGFGGNVKRHMIAETLIILGGSIFFVFNWRPPRVAVFAICFLGMVLLHQVGDVRAYIQRGEGTVVSAFVEGVPFERFSYFQADDAPELSIAALDIHYAREQDVAEGPVELWNDLVLRYVPAFALGRDFKDSLMMEHELAQEGMDYEMYATPGITHTGFSDTFRSFSYFGVLVFGLIGMLFGWLWKHALAGAFWAQFYYLILLNDALVAFTQSSARFLSGLPFILAVTLPFIWRFGQKVYHTRQARRRAHETADRPPATGRPA
- a CDS encoding UDP-glucuronic acid decarboxylase family protein, which encodes MARLYDSRKRILITGGAGFLGSHLTDRLLDQGHEIICADNLFTGTKRNIEHLHNHPRFEFMRHDVTFPLYVEVDEIYNLACPASPIHYQHDPVATTKTSVHGAINMLGLAKRLGAKIFQASTSEVYGDPHVHPQPEEYWGNVNPIGTRSCYDEGKRCAETLFFDYHRQHDLKIKVARIFNTYGPRMHHADGRVVSNFIVQALLGENITIYGDGSQTRSFCYVDDLVEGFIRLMETQDDVTGPINLGNPGEFTIKELAEKVIAMTDSGSKLEFLDLPSDDPKQRKPVIEKAKEKLDWEPKVSLDEGLEKTIAYFRERLPELQS